Genomic segment of Apium graveolens strain L.+W99A mitochondrion, complete genome:
GTGCTGTTGAAGAGCCACCTGAGCTATTAGGCCTGTCATGGCTGCTATCATCACTCAGATCAAGCGAGGTTCTTACAGCATCATTGTTTCCATCTTTCACATCCGTAGGCTTATTAAGACTGTCAACAGTGCTATAAGAAGTGCTATCAGTTGTAGTCTTGTTGCTAGAAGAATCATCATAAGAAGTTGTATCTCTTTCTTTTTGTTGCCAGAGCTAGTTGAAGAATGGTTAGTAGTCTTGGTGCCAGAGCTAGTTGAAGAGCTGGTAGGCGAAGAAGTGCTAGTTGTTGAAGAGCTGGTAGGTGGATTAGTTTCAGATATGACCTGGTATAGAGTCAGAGCTAGTTGAAGAAGTGCTATTGTTATTGTTGTCTGAATCACTCCCAGAGCTGCTCTCTTCTGTGCTATCATAGTTGTTGCTTTCCCGCGCACTTGTGTTGCTGTTGCTTTCTGTATCATAGTTGTTGCTCTCATAGTAGCTGCCATTGCCATCTGAACGAACAGTTCTGACTTCTGGATAGATGTTGCCAGAGCTAGTTGAAGAAGTGCTATTGTTATTGTTGTCTGAATCACTACCATCACTAGTCTCTAAACGAGGCGTAGTTTCAGAGTCACTCCCATAGCATGAGTCTGAATCATCTATGTTTCTTATTTCAGTAGTAGCGCTCCCGCCCTCATTGTTTCCATTCAAGCCATCATCGCTTCGCTCATCCTTGCCGCTAGAGCTAGTTTTTGTTTCAGTATCGTTGTCTTGCTTCGTTTCACTTCGCTCTTAGAATCATAGCTTTCACTCAGATCAATATCACTTTCATTGTAGCCTGAGTACTTGTTGTTTTGGCTGCTAGGCAAAGAATGTGGTTCTAGCGGGAGGAGTGCAACTGTGAAAGGTTTGTTTGTGGGCCAAGTAGCCATTGTTCTTTCTTTCTTGCTTTGTTGCCGGTCGAGAAAGGTGCCAGATCCAGGACTTTGTGCTTGAGATCGGCTACTTGGAGGTGGGGTAGGGAATTGGTCAACTGAAGGGCTTAGATGGCACCTAACCACCATAGGAAAGATGCATCTCCGAGCATCTGGGAACATCCCCCGAAGCTAGTTCCCTAGTAAGTAGCTTGTTATATAAGCTACATTTCCCCCAGCTAGATTAGCTGCATTAGCCGTAACCAGTGTGCTTCGCCTTCGGCAGCACACCGTTACTACACCTGCTCGATTAGCAACAAGTGTATACCTCTCGTTCGCTGACTCCTTGCTTTATTAGCAACTCCAGGTCCAGTAGTAGATCCAGCAGTTGTTGACCCAGTAGATTATGCAGTTGGTTATGATGATTCTGTTGACCAATAAGCAGCAGCAGAGCCTGTGGTTTACCCATAAGAAACAGAAACAAGGGCATGTACATCAGTAGATCGAAGCACCAGGTTCCATA
This window contains:
- the orf129a gene encoding hypothetical protein is translated as MFPDARRCIFPMVVRCHLSPSVDQFPTPPPSSRSQAQSPGSGTFLDRQQSKKERTMATWPTNKPFTVALLPLEPHSLPSSQNNKYSGYNESDIDLSESYDSKSEVKRSKTTILKQKLALAARMSEAMMA
- the orf160a gene encoding hypothetical protein; its protein translation is MVVIQTTITIALLQLALATSIQKSELFVQMAMAATMRATTMIQKATATQVRGKATTMIAQKRAALGVIQTTITIALLQLALTLYQVISETNPPTSSSTTSTSSPTSSSTSSGTKTTNHSSTSSGNKKKEIQLLMMILLATRLQLIALLIALLTVLISLRM